The following nucleotide sequence is from Coffea eugenioides isolate CCC68of chromosome 10, Ceug_1.0, whole genome shotgun sequence.
AATATACCCAAGATAGCTACTGACTCCTAATACCAGTAATAAAGGGAATAATCCCATACAACTCCAACACAAATTGACCAACTAACTATGACATGTAGACAACTAATAAATAAACATTAAAGATTGGTTGAAATTTCGTACAATGCCTCCTCTAAACCAAACTCTTCAAGGTTGAACATACCCAACTTCTCCTTCAATTGCTATAAAAGTAGTTTTTAATGTCAACTTCAATCTTCTTATCTTGAACCAACTCAAGTTTGAAGTGATATTTAATATCAATGTGTTTGCTGCGCCCATAGAAAAGAGGAATCTTGGACAACTCAATGGTCGATTTACTGTCACAATAAATTTTCGTAGGATCAACCTGGTTGTGTTATACAACACTAAGAATGTGACACAACCACAATTTTGAGTTGCACTATTAGCTACTGCAATATACTCCGCCTCTGTAGTAGACAAAACTATCACCTACTACTTCTTCAAATTCCAAGATAACACCCATGAACCAATAACAAATGCATAATCTGAAATGCTCTTCCTTTCAACTGTATCAACTGCTAAATCACTATCTATGTAGCCAAATAACTCAATTGGGTCATTTCTTGAATAAAATATACCTACGGCTCCGTTTGGTTCATGGGATGACATAAGATTGAATTAATCATCCTGTGTCATCCCATGTTTGGTTGCATTTTATACATGGAATGATACATCCTACCTAACCGAATTAATTCCCTATTCATgggataaaataatcccatgcgAGAGATGGAATTAGTCATCCCAGTATGACTAACAGATAGGATGATAAAATTTTAGACTAATTTACCCttacaaaaaatacaaatttatactcttataattatataatccTACTCTCACATGATAATATCATATGAATGGGCTAATTTGCCCCTACTagttaattttaaattttgaaaccaagagatagatctacatttgatATGAAAACATCGAAGTCCAGTTCAATCGTCTTCATtatcaaaaagtcgaaatacagaagtgcaacTCTGCTGTCGAAAGTtgaaacagagctctgactAGTCAatggtattttggtcatatctcagtctaTTGAGCttcaaattagatgattcttaaGGCATTGAAAATCTAATTCAAAtggatacaactttcatgttttgcacaagagctagttcggcctccatctgtaagaaaatagcagttgaagtggTGCCAAGTGTGTAGAAGTGAAAACGCGACTACATGAATACGTGGCTTGAAGTTGCGTATTCCCTAGTCGCGTATTCCTGAATTTCAGCTGCAACTTGTGTTTTATTCACACAAGCTTTTTGACCCATTTTCCTGCAAGAATATCGGTGGAAACAGCCAAGACAGCTGCAAATGAAGCTTTACAACTCATTTCTAACTTGTTTATGGGCTCAAGACATGGTTTAAAATTTTGTCTCTTGCAAGAAGTTCCTCTATATATAGAAGCCTTTGGAggatattttaataattttggAAGGCTAAAGAAACTCGctaaaaatgtagttttcactagaattttcttagttcattagttagagtagtatagtatagttagtgttgtttatccttcttgtatttgtagttagattcgaatgaagattgaggagcaaagatggagagtttgaaactcatgtgacaaggatgacatctctcctatcactttctcttttgtatttaagttcatgttcaactataatacaagtttggatcttgttttcatgtttagttaaagtttatgcctagagttatggatgaacttgctatatcttgttagtgatgtttacttggttatttgatgatattattttgagcaagttatttatcacttttgcttgtCTAATTATGATTAACCagtcattaattgtgattatctaaaggtgttgagtttgcaatgagaattgaaatttaacactagttcaaggaagtgataaacctagggagttcACTCATGAGAGTAAAGGAGCACCTATGTGGCTtcagtgacttgtttcatgtaacttcatagaagaaatgagtttgcagttaatttcataaccatgagagtaggtatggcttagcTACAAGTATAGTTTATTCACTACGAGaataggtttcacatacattaggaaattacgccataactagccaagataatagcattcacttaaccggtaatctcatttgcaagaggaGTAAGGAATttcatatctctaggagctttctagtattattttccttacttttatgtttatggtagtctagataataaagaaattcaaaaatcaCCGGTAATTaaaatcttccctgtgggatcgacaccTAATACCCCTATGCTCAATAAACCATTCGTATACTTGCaaaaaatcgcgtgtggggtatttcgaatttataaatgtaaattttgattgTGGATGAGTTTAATTGTATAAGTATACCCCACGCTTGTCAACTAGCTAATGGACTTCCGACcattttgatagggttgaggaAAGGTTAgctgaattagcttctcactttggtagaattcaaaatcaattgcTTGATTTGTGTGaaattatttcttctaatgatatGCAAATTGACTCTaacatgaatggtgggaatgatGCATGTGAAAGTAGACATCTTTTTTATGATAATGATAATTCTAATTGTTGTTTCAATAagaaaatgtccatttcacaagataatatcctTGGAACTAATGACGAACTTCAAAAGATGAACATTAGTTATTCATATTTAACCCCTTTTGATAAGTGCTCTGAAGGTGTAGGTTCTAAAGATGTTATCTTTCAAGAAGGTCATGTGGACATTCCTTGGATGAGTAATCAAGTGATGCACATTTAAGATAATATCTATGAATCACTTGAGATTGGTAAGCCATTTCCatctctcacatcattagaacatgtggCTTTTATTGTCGAGCCACCATTTGTTGATTCACCACGTCTTCTAAGGGTAGATCATGCATTAACTAAACTTCATTGAAAAATGAGGTtatatagtcaagctaatgactataaagaaaTGCTAATTGGGATACAACCCAATATTTTGGTGATTTATGTTAATTTGgtatgattttatgtttaaattatgTGTAAGTTGTTTTGTTGTTCTTCATTTGAAagaattggaaatggaagcaaagaTGGTCATTTGAGGTGAAAATGGCAAACTtcgatcaaggaactcaacctctcgatttgagtaattgttgtttttgatatgTTGAAAAGGGttagaatgcatgttttgatcattttatatGTGCATGTATTGattattttgacaaaagaatGATCTAGAATGCATTTTAAAAAATTGGGGTGAAGTGTGTAATTTTTAATGGGtgaaaattttctgcaaaaaattgcagctcagtgataagtgtttattataAGTGTTTTTAAGTAGCATTTTGtgcttattttttatataaattaggaTGTTTTAAAATGTAACTTGCTTCCTAAACTTCTAAATTTTGTGAGTTTCGATTGAGAAACTTAATGTGCAAAGTTGGTTATATTTGTAGGAATGGATGTGAATTATCAATGTTGGATCGAGATGGATTCAATTCGAACTCATTAGCACTTGATTCAACGGCAATTCGGAAAGTAGAAGAGCATCAAATACAAGTATTATTGGTGAAATGTATGAACAACACTTGGACATCTTACGAGTGATATTAGTGATGAATTGGAGCagaaaagaagcaagaaaacGTACTAGAAGACAACACGTGACCTCAAATACGCGGGCTTATGTGCCCTATTGTAGGGTCACGTATTGTGCCCTGTATTTCTACAACTTGCTCTATTTTTACACTACTTTCCAACtgaattttagctcaaaatttCAGTTGCACAAGCTCAAGATTCcttaggaaagaaaaaaaagcttTATGTCATATCATTTTCCACTTTTTGACTCTCCTAACATTATACATGTAAGAATCATTGAAGAGAGAGGAAGTTCTTGATAGTAATTAGTTGtagttttttcttcttctctctagTTAGGAACTTGTAAGAAAAACTTGGAGAACTCATTGTATCacttattttgttgaagaaatagaaaattTGGGAGCTTGTTCATTACCTTGACTAAGCTTTCTCTATCTTTTTCTTTACTTGTGATTCATTATATTTGCATGCAATGAAATTATGCTCTTTATTGTCTTATATcacatgagtagctaaatttctaaatctagggagtagatgaaacatATAACTATTTGATATGAGTTGAATATAATTTACACTTCACTACTACAAAAATGATCTTTAGTCACACACTTAATATGACATTTTCTTAAAAGTGTCACAACAGAAAGTTAATGTAACATGCAGTAGGGAACGTCATTACAGTGacaaagaaaatgacaagtacGACGTCGTATCACTCTAATTCGTCCAAATAGAAgtaaaaagtgaaaaacaaacGCGGGAAAGAGAATGGCGCTACACTGCAGCGCCatttttttgggggaaaaaTTCTAACTACTCCAATGAACCCACTGAACTTTACTCTTTGTTCATCCGAGTTCTCTCTCCTAAAATCTTCAATCACATAACTCTCTCTGAAAAAAGCCAAAATCCTTCACCCCTCTCACAACCGAATCCcttgtttctttctctttcttctacCCGATTTTTAATTCTCCCCAATTTGAAGACaaaaatgtaatatttgagatctGTCAGGCCCGAAGTGCAACGGTGGAGGACGGTGTTCATTGGAAATCGCCAACAACTCTCAGGACTTGTTCTTCTACTTACAACAACATCTGAAGGAAGATTACTACCAGGTAATCTATACATTTTAGACAAAATTgataacttttttttattactcTATTTCTTCTCCGGGGACGGCGTAGGACATGGGGCAGGAGCAAGATGGGTGACGGAGGGTTGCCCAAGCGGTGCCTTGCTAAAAATCATCACCCAACTCGACATTCATTTTGGGTGCTACTCTTTTTGCCCCCTATAACTAAAATTTTAATTGGATTCATTCCTCTGCCACTCTTCGGCTGCCTCAGAGAACCTCGACTCTGGTAACAAAATTGCCGTTCCTCATTCCCTTCGCCGCCGTTAGACCCAGAAAATTGGACCTTTTGTAACTATAAAAGAATGGTGCGAATAGCTGAGGCTAGAAAAATGAGATCTTTAGGCTCATCATACGCTTGTCTGGAGTCTTTGAGTTATCAATCTCTACAAAGATGCTTAGTCAGCGGAACTGCAAAAGGGAAATCTAAAATCAAAGGATCACAGCCATTGAAGAGATCGAAGGTAACAACCAATAAAGGAACTGGGTCGGGTGATTCGAATCAGAAAGAAGGTGGGCCCAAAAGAAAATCCGAATTTGATGAATTGGTCGACGAGTGCTTGGCTTCGACTTCCCCAATCAGATTCTTGAAGCATAAGGAAAAAGCTAGGGAAGCTGAGAGAAAAGATGGGGATGAAAAGTAAGGTAATGATTACTCTTGGTTGAGGAGTATAGCAGGGTTCTGATTACGTTGGGCTTGCCAAGGAGTATAGCAAGGTTCTGATGAGGAAGCATACAGCTAGACAGGCTGCTGAGTCTGCATTCTTGAGGTGTAAGAAAGAAGCTATTGAGGCATTACTTGAGGGTCTAAAGGCTGCTACTTTGGTCCCCGATTTGACACCCTTTCCGGCGAATTGATTTATGGCCAATTTTCACCTCCTATTGAAGGGTATATCGAGAAGGTTAAGGCGGCAGCCAAGAGGAGTTCTGGCAAGGAAAAACTTAGATGATCgcctgaaattttttttattactttcttTTTGGGTTTCTTTTTACTGCATTTACTGTCTTCttgctgaattttctggttctatttattttatggtgcattttcaaatttcactttCTTTACAAATATGTGCATTCTCTTCTGGCTACGAGAATTCTTGCTGTAATTGAGTTTATTGTGAAGAAGAGTGACTTTTTAGTCATCTTTGCACTAGTTCATTATCCGAATGGTTATCAAATTACCTAGAATGCTTTTATGCTAGGATTTGTAGGTAGGACCTGAATTCATTTTACTAGTTCATGGATCCTGATTTGTATCTTGTTCTGTTATTGAAGTAGCTTGAAAATTTCTTGCACTGCATAGTTGTTGGCCCATAATGTAGTTGGTCTTTCTCCAACTTTTGAGACGCCAATATGTATTAGGAATAGCTGCCTATAGGCCATCCGACAACTTAACACTTGGCTAGTACCTCATGTGCCTGCCAGTACTAGTTTCTTTGCAATCACTAGAATAGGACTTTTTACTTGACCCTTTTGCGTGAGCTTGACTCCAGCCTTGTCAccccatttttcttctttgggaGCTCCAGGATTTCCTAAAATGGTTAGCAATTAGGTGTTCTCTTTAAATATCTTCTGGCTTTGCTGCAAAACTTGACCAAAATTGAAGTAGATAAATTGGCTTAGAACTTCCTACCACTAACATTTGCATCATTGGTATTGAACTTGATATAGAATGCTCTGCCCATAGGATTCTAATGCAAAGTGCATCTTACATACATAGCATAATTAAGTGGTGACTAAGTCAAGCTTATTCCATCAATGCAGTTTCAAGTTGTAGCGGCCATCATCTTCGATTCCATCTAGCGAGCACTGATCGTTGATTCCCTTTCCACTTGGAGCAAATTGGAGTTGTTGGTAACCAAAAATATACATTACGTTTCTGCTACTCTTAGGTTGCCAATACGTTATAGTTCGAGGCAATTATTTCAATTGGATAGAACTTCTATTGCTGATTAGTTGGGTTGCTAATATTTTGTCCAAGTTCTCTATCTCAGAATAGTGGGGTGATTGTTACTGCAATAACATCAAGTTTCGCAAGCACCAAGGATATGAATCCGGTTTCAAGTGACTTGGCCTATTATGGTGTCTTAAAGGATATTCTGGAATTGGACTATGGTGGAGGTCGAAGAGTGGTTTTGTTTGACTGTGATTGGGTTTCTAAGGGGAAACGATTGAAACAAGATGATGGGtttacacttgtgaattttatGAATGTGAAGCGCCACCACGAACCCTTCGTTCTTGCATCTCAAGTGAAACAAGTATTTTACGTGGAGGATCCTTTGGATAAGGGGTGGAATGTTGTTATTCCAACTGTACCACGAGATGATTTGAAGATGGATCCCATAGATGTTGAGATGTACTTGCAAAGTCAGCCTTCAAGTAGTCATCAAAGAGATACATTTGATGATATTAATTGGGTTCGAGAAGGTGTCATAGGAGAAATAGTTGATACTACTAGAGTGGCATTTAGTTCCAAGGGATGATCTTTTGGTATcttatataaattaaatgaatgTTATCTTTTGATTTTGCTTTAATGTCCAGTAAATTCGGTTGCTTTTTATATATTGAATTGTGGTGTATCTACAtgcttaaattttttttgctttgctGTTTATTACATGTTAATATGCTATTAGCTGTACACTTTCTATTATGAATTTAAAATTGTAGTTGTACAAATATGGTGAGAACAAGAGGAGGAAAAAGCTATCGAGGATCAAGGAGCTTTCAATTGCGTGATGAAGATcctgaaaatttggaaaatgagGAAGGCATCGGTATGTTATTAATTACTAATTACTTAATATTTCAGTTAGATATAATCCATAACAATAGTTTCTATTTCATAAGATATATCATAATTGTCTATTATACTTGCAGGTGGTGGTTCTGATGATGATCAGGAGCCTAAGAAAACTCGGGGACCAACTTATATGAGACACATTTGGGGTAGACATGGTACTGACAAGTGAATTAAAGTGAAATTCAATACACTTGGTGAGCCAGTTGGTACAAATAGAAGCAAATTCAATGAATTTTTGGGAGCATTGGCAAGAATTGGAAAATATGCACCAATTGACATTGATAGTTGGCGTAAAGTTCCCAAGTCTTTAAAGAATGACATGATAGATGTAGTAAAGGTACCCATTTCTTGAACCTACTACATTAGTTGAATGCTTGTTCTCTTTTAATTGAGTGTTCAATATTACAGGAAAAATTTGATCTCCCTGTTGGCATAGAAGAACGAGTTAAGCAATCAGTAGgaaagaaatggagaagctGGAAGCATGCTCTCAAGAAAACTTATTTCAATCCAAATGAGTCAATTGAAAGTCAAGTGCTTAAAAGACCAAAACGAGTTCTTCCACAGCAATGGAGAAATATTTTGACTAAATGGCTTTTCGAAGAGTCAAATGTATGAAATGCTCTCATAGTCGTGATCATTTTTTCTGTTTGCCTATACTTAACTATTTTTTGTTATGTTTAACTATGTAGAGAATATCTGCAACGAACAAGGAGCaccgagagaagaaaaagatgaaTCATAGTACAGGGAAAAAGCCATTTGCTCAAGTTTGAGTAGAAAAGGTATAATATATAAATTGATAACAACATCTAATTTTTCATTCTGATATATTCTTGGGATGTACTATTATATGTAGGAAAAAGAGGTTGGGCATTCTCTCTCTAGAGCAGATATGTTCACCATATGCTACACTAATTCTAATGGAGTGCCATCTAGTTATGAAGTTGGGGAAAAAATGGTATGTTGTTGCTGCTTATTCACTTCATTCATAACAGGCTTTTTCTGTTACGATAAGAATGAGAATGTAGTAACTTTGAATTGTTAATTTTAGGAGGAGATGGAAAGCTTAAAAAATCAACTTccagaaggagaagaaaatagTGTGGGTAGGAATGACGTGTATGCAAAAGTAATGGGTGAAGAAAGGAGTGGAAGAGTTCGTACATATTGTTTAGGAGTTACACAATCTGATTTGTGGGGCGATATACCAAGTCGTTCAACATGTTTTCGCTTGGTTATGGAACAAAGCGCTGCGATGTCAAAAATGGAGCGAAGAATTCAGCAACTAGAATCAATTCAACAAGGAAGATCACAAGGACAAATTTCGCCATCTTCGCAAAGACATACTTCACAGTCATCAAATGCTATTTCTCGGCCAATACAAGTAATAAACAGTTCAATTATGACCTTCTTTAGATGCTGCGTTCACAAATGGTTTTCATGAACATGTTTGTAATTGCTATATGTTAATTGTTGAGATTCTTGTTTTGGATATCATTATTGATTGTAATGGACTGCACTTTGGTTTTGGTACTTGTTGTGGCTGTCATTTTGGGTTGGTTCTTGTGGTACTGTGTATTGAATATCTATTCAAGACTTGCTCTCTTATATGTGGTTATATGTTTTATAAAATTTGTTTTCAAGGTTGGGGATAAAGTTACAATAAGAAGCATGGTTGATTCGTCCAAAATTTGTGCTGTTGGAGTGGTTAGAAATTTGGATCCAACTGCTGAAGTTGGTGACATACCTTTGGGATCACATTGGTGTGAAGTTCATGTGAATGTGCCTGTGGAGAATGATGAAGAGCTAATGAGGCCATACCATAATTTTCTCAAGATTGGAGATGCAATTGGAGTAGCTATTGCTTGGCCAATAAACCTGGtaatttttttatcttatcTTTATCATTTGGttaacttagtttttatttattttctaacattAAAACTGTAAAAGAAGAG
It contains:
- the LOC113750631 gene encoding uncharacterized protein LOC113750631, with the translated sequence MVRTRGGKSYRGSRSFQLRDEDPENLENEEGIGGGSDDDQEPKKTRGPTYMRHIWGRHVGTNRSKFNEFLGALARIGKYAPIDIDSWRKVPKSLKNDMIDVVKEKFDLPVGIEERVKQSVGKKWRSWKHALKKTYFNPNESIESQRISATNKEHREKKKMNHSTGKKPFAQEKEVGHSLSRADMFTICYTNSNGVPSSYEVGEKMEEMESLKNQLPEGEENSVGRNDVYAKVMGEERSGRVRTYCLGVTQSDLWGDIPSRSTCFRLVMEQSAAMSKMERRIQQLESIQQGRSQGQISPSSQRHTSQSSNAISRPIQVGDKVTIRSMVDSSKICAVGVVRNLDPTAEVGDIPLGSHWCEVHVNVPVENDEELMRPYHNFLKIGDAIGVAIAWPINLVILEEN